A stretch of the Uranotaenia lowii strain MFRU-FL chromosome 3, ASM2978415v1, whole genome shotgun sequence genome encodes the following:
- the LOC129754717 gene encoding venom serine protease-like isoform X1 — translation MTLRYLPYLALLVTFFVGLWVEEVNGQFTGCDFSRSVTAGEVLYVETPRFPYYYNANTNCRWRFSTVLGRKLNVNCYDVVLPYSSQCSADRIEVSPSGNSALVGARRFCGQSTFVVQSTANSLVLALRSQRTSSGGRFRCQISSVLPPCDCGRRKTVKIVNGVPTLVNEFPMMAGLVGLTAKMVFCGATIISNRHAVTAAHCLQGKRISDTGLLVGDHDLRSGTETRFSTLMTVSTFTVHSGYRASNKINDIALVRTQQEIVFNAGVGPACLPWKWPSATFNNYLVEAAGWGTVDFGAPVSSVLMKVTLGVISYEQCRTMMATGNAVLSQSQICTFAASRDTCQFDSGGPILYTNPTNGVVYHVGIISYGVACASGSPSVNTRTTAYLNWIKQNTAGISYCEK, via the exons ATGACTTTAAGATATCTTCCATATCTGGCATTGCTGGTGACTTTTTTCGTTGGTCTATGGGTGGAAGAAGTTAACGGTCAATTTACAGGCTGCGATTTCAGTAGATCGGTGACAGCTGGCGAAGTTTTATATGTCGAAACTCCAAGATTTCCGTACTACTATAATGCTAACACCAACTGTCGATGGCGGTTTTCGACAGTTTTGGGACGTAAACTAAATGTGAACTGTTACGATGTGGTGCTGCCCTAT AGTTCGCAATGTTCGGCAGATCGAATCGAAGTTTCTCCGAGCGGCAATAGTGCTCTGGTCGGAGCCCGTCGTTTCTGTGGACAGTCAACATTTGTGGTACAATCGACGGCAAATAGTTTAGTTCTTGCTTTACGATCCCAGCGAACATCTTCCGGGGGTAGATTTCGATGTCAGATATCGTCAGTACTGCCACCTTGCGACTGTGGTCGTCGGAAAACGGTTAAGATTGTGAATGGAGTCCCCACCCTTGTGAATGAATTTCCGATGATGGCCGGATTAGTCGGGTTGACAGCGAAAATGGTTTTCTGTGGAGCTACCATTA ttTCCAATCGCCACGCAGTTACGGCTGCCCATTGCCTTCAAGGAAAGCGAATTTCAGATACTGGGTTACTAGTTGGCGACCATGACCTTCGTTCTGGAACGGAAACAAGATTCAGCACCCTGATGACCGTAAGCACTTTTACCGTACATTCTGGGTATAGAGCATCCAATAAAATTAATGACATCGCACTGGTCCGAACTCAGCAGGAGATAGTTTTCAATGCAGGAGTTGGCCCAGCTTGTCTTCCTTGGAAGTGGCCATCGGCTACTTTTAACAATTATCTTGTGGAAGCCGCCGGTTGGGGAACTGTCGATTTCGGAGCACCCGTTTCTTCCGTCCTGATGAAAGTAACGCTCGGAGTTATAAGCTACGAACAGTGTCGAACGATGATGGCCACAGGGAATGCCGTCCTTAGCCAAAGTCAGATCTGTACCTTTGCAGCTTCTCGAGATACTTGCCAGTTTGATTCCGGTGGCCCTATACTTTATACGAATCCCACCAACGGTGTGGTTTATCATGTTGGAATCATAAGTTATGGGGTGGCTTGTGCCAGTGGGAGCCCCAGTGTCAACACCAGAACGACCGCATATTTGAACTGgatcaaacaaaatacggcCGGGATAAGTTActgtgaaaaataa
- the LOC129754719 gene encoding venom serine protease-like encodes MGWRRICFFLIALVPLVAGQSYVGCDYVYNYVENGLGYIQSPNYPNYYSPGVNCRFTINAPNNYFLYAQFYDVVLPSSSNCAYDKLIIAQNGVPSLTGALWKCGAATFDVASTGNKLVVTLHTWPFANNPGGRFRAQISAVPFPCNCGLKKKPLIVGGVTTQVNEFPMAAAIMSVSSSTTSLVCGATIITDQHAITAAHCLKGRSIAATSLLVGGHDIKKYNSTPSAVLMPISTFTLHPSFNPTLQTNDIALVRTMNKIVFNAAVGRACLPFMYASDTLVGKELDTLGWGTLDYGGPMPTYLQKVKLPVISQATCKAKMTNLIDAQFCTYIPAKDSCQYDSGGPMLYSNPTTSKAYAVGVINYGAACAAGYPSVSSRISSFLPWIEANTNFNFCEKNVN; translated from the exons ATGGGGTGGAGACGAATTTGTTTCTTTCTAATCGCTCTGGTCCCATTAGTGGCCGGTCAAAGCTATGTCGGTTGTGATTACGTCTACAATTACGTTGAGAATGGGTTAGGTTACATCCAATCACCTAATTATCCCAACTATTACAGCCCGGGCGTTAACTGTCGGTTCACGATCAATGCTCCGAACAATTACTTCCTGTACGCCCAGTTCTACGATGTGGTGCTGCCTTCCAGTAGCAACTGCGCCTACGATAAGCTGATAATTGCCCAAAATGGGGTCCCGAGCCTAACAGGGGCCCTCTGGAAATGTGGAGCTGCCACATTCGACGTGGCATCAACGGGCAACAAACTGGTGGTAACATTGCACACGTGGCCATTTGCCAACAACCCTGGTGGTCGCTTCCGGGCTCAGATATCGGCCGTACCATTCCCATGCAACTGTGGATTgaagaaaaag CCGCTAATTGTTGGTGGAGTAACGACTCAGGTCAACGAATTTCCAATGGCTGCAGCCATCATGAGTGTGTCGTCTTCAACGACAAGTCTTGTCTGTGGCGCTACTATTA TTACGGATCAACACGCGATAACCGCAGCTCATTGCCTGAAAGGGAGATCGATCGCTGCAACATCCCTGCTGGTAGGAGGCCAcgacataaaaaaatacaactcaaCACCTTCGGCGGTTCTCATGCCCATCTCAACCTTCACTCTTCATCCCAGCTTTAACCCGACCCTGCAAACCAACGACATTGCCCTGGTTCGAACGATGAATAAGATAGTGTTCAACGCTGCCGTTGGTCGCGCCTGTCTGCCGTTTATGTATGCCTCGGATACACTCGTTGGCAAAGAGCTGGACACCCTAGGTTGGGGAACGCTGGACTATGGCGGCCCAATGCCCACATACCTCCAGAAAGTCAAGCTCCCGGTTATCAGTCAGGCTACGTGCAAGGCAAAGATGACCAACCTAATCGACGCACAATTCTGCACCTACATACCGGCAAAGGATAGCTGTCAGTACGATTCCGGTGGTCCGATGCTGTATTCGAACCCAACAACTTCCAAGGCTTATGCCGTTGGTGTCATCAATTATGGAGCTGCCTGTGCTGCTGGATATCCAAGTGTTAGCTCTCGTATCAGCTCGTTCCTGCCTTGGATCGAAGCTAACACCAATTTCAACTTTTGCGAGAAAAACGTCAACTGA
- the LOC129754717 gene encoding venom serine protease-like isoform X2, translating into MTLRYLPYLALLVTFFVGLWVEEVNGQFTGCDFSRSVTAGEVLYVETPRFPYYYNANTNCRWRFSTVLGRKLNVNCYDVVLPYSSQCSADRIEVSPSGNSALVGARRFCGQSTFVVQSTANSLVLALRSQRTSSGGRFRCQISSVLPPCDCGRRKTVKIVNGVPTLVNEFPMMAGLVGLTAKMVFCGATIISNRHAVTAAHCLQGKRISDTGLLVGDHDLRSGTETRFSTLMTQEIVFNAGVGPACLPWKWPSATFNNYLVEAAGWGTVDFGAPVSSVLMKVTLGVISYEQCRTMMATGNAVLSQSQICTFAASRDTCQFDSGGPILYTNPTNGVVYHVGIISYGVACASGSPSVNTRTTAYLNWIKQNTAGISYCEK; encoded by the exons ATGACTTTAAGATATCTTCCATATCTGGCATTGCTGGTGACTTTTTTCGTTGGTCTATGGGTGGAAGAAGTTAACGGTCAATTTACAGGCTGCGATTTCAGTAGATCGGTGACAGCTGGCGAAGTTTTATATGTCGAAACTCCAAGATTTCCGTACTACTATAATGCTAACACCAACTGTCGATGGCGGTTTTCGACAGTTTTGGGACGTAAACTAAATGTGAACTGTTACGATGTGGTGCTGCCCTAT AGTTCGCAATGTTCGGCAGATCGAATCGAAGTTTCTCCGAGCGGCAATAGTGCTCTGGTCGGAGCCCGTCGTTTCTGTGGACAGTCAACATTTGTGGTACAATCGACGGCAAATAGTTTAGTTCTTGCTTTACGATCCCAGCGAACATCTTCCGGGGGTAGATTTCGATGTCAGATATCGTCAGTACTGCCACCTTGCGACTGTGGTCGTCGGAAAACGGTTAAGATTGTGAATGGAGTCCCCACCCTTGTGAATGAATTTCCGATGATGGCCGGATTAGTCGGGTTGACAGCGAAAATGGTTTTCTGTGGAGCTACCATTA ttTCCAATCGCCACGCAGTTACGGCTGCCCATTGCCTTCAAGGAAAGCGAATTTCAGATACTGGGTTACTAGTTGGCGACCATGACCTTCGTTCTGGAACGGAAACAAGATTCAGCACCCTGATGACC CAGGAGATAGTTTTCAATGCAGGAGTTGGCCCAGCTTGTCTTCCTTGGAAGTGGCCATCGGCTACTTTTAACAATTATCTTGTGGAAGCCGCCGGTTGGGGAACTGTCGATTTCGGAGCACCCGTTTCTTCCGTCCTGATGAAAGTAACGCTCGGAGTTATAAGCTACGAACAGTGTCGAACGATGATGGCCACAGGGAATGCCGTCCTTAGCCAAAGTCAGATCTGTACCTTTGCAGCTTCTCGAGATACTTGCCAGTTTGATTCCGGTGGCCCTATACTTTATACGAATCCCACCAACGGTGTGGTTTATCATGTTGGAATCATAAGTTATGGGGTGGCTTGTGCCAGTGGGAGCCCCAGTGTCAACACCAGAACGACCGCATATTTGAACTGgatcaaacaaaatacggcCGGGATAAGTTActgtgaaaaataa
- the LOC129754717 gene encoding venom serine protease-like isoform X3 gives MTLRYLPYLALLVTFFVGLWVEEVNGQFTGCDFSRSVTAGEVLYVETPRFPYYYNANTNCRWRFSTVLGRKLNVNCYDVVLPYSSQCSADRIEVSPSGNSALVGARRFCGQSTFVVQSTANSLVLALRSQRTSSGGRFRCQISSVLPPCDCGRRKTVKIVNGVPTLVNEFPMMAGLVGLTAKMVFCGATIISNRHAVTAAHCLQGKRISDTGLLVGDHDLRSGTETRFSTLMTEIVFNAGVGPACLPWKWPSATFNNYLVEAAGWGTVDFGAPVSSVLMKVTLGVISYEQCRTMMATGNAVLSQSQICTFAASRDTCQFDSGGPILYTNPTNGVVYHVGIISYGVACASGSPSVNTRTTAYLNWIKQNTAGISYCEK, from the exons ATGACTTTAAGATATCTTCCATATCTGGCATTGCTGGTGACTTTTTTCGTTGGTCTATGGGTGGAAGAAGTTAACGGTCAATTTACAGGCTGCGATTTCAGTAGATCGGTGACAGCTGGCGAAGTTTTATATGTCGAAACTCCAAGATTTCCGTACTACTATAATGCTAACACCAACTGTCGATGGCGGTTTTCGACAGTTTTGGGACGTAAACTAAATGTGAACTGTTACGATGTGGTGCTGCCCTAT AGTTCGCAATGTTCGGCAGATCGAATCGAAGTTTCTCCGAGCGGCAATAGTGCTCTGGTCGGAGCCCGTCGTTTCTGTGGACAGTCAACATTTGTGGTACAATCGACGGCAAATAGTTTAGTTCTTGCTTTACGATCCCAGCGAACATCTTCCGGGGGTAGATTTCGATGTCAGATATCGTCAGTACTGCCACCTTGCGACTGTGGTCGTCGGAAAACGGTTAAGATTGTGAATGGAGTCCCCACCCTTGTGAATGAATTTCCGATGATGGCCGGATTAGTCGGGTTGACAGCGAAAATGGTTTTCTGTGGAGCTACCATTA ttTCCAATCGCCACGCAGTTACGGCTGCCCATTGCCTTCAAGGAAAGCGAATTTCAGATACTGGGTTACTAGTTGGCGACCATGACCTTCGTTCTGGAACGGAAACAAGATTCAGCACCCTGATGACC GAGATAGTTTTCAATGCAGGAGTTGGCCCAGCTTGTCTTCCTTGGAAGTGGCCATCGGCTACTTTTAACAATTATCTTGTGGAAGCCGCCGGTTGGGGAACTGTCGATTTCGGAGCACCCGTTTCTTCCGTCCTGATGAAAGTAACGCTCGGAGTTATAAGCTACGAACAGTGTCGAACGATGATGGCCACAGGGAATGCCGTCCTTAGCCAAAGTCAGATCTGTACCTTTGCAGCTTCTCGAGATACTTGCCAGTTTGATTCCGGTGGCCCTATACTTTATACGAATCCCACCAACGGTGTGGTTTATCATGTTGGAATCATAAGTTATGGGGTGGCTTGTGCCAGTGGGAGCCCCAGTGTCAACACCAGAACGACCGCATATTTGAACTGgatcaaacaaaatacggcCGGGATAAGTTActgtgaaaaataa